A region of Tolypothrix sp. NIES-4075 DNA encodes the following proteins:
- a CDS encoding alpha-amylase family glycosyl hydrolase yields the protein MTSPISIAEIDLKPIPGKRYWNCDREWREEFIYFMMVDRFHDDKNRTPVNISARSTGGGTQEQLKKFCGGTIKGIENNLDYIKNLGCTALWLSPIFENNDFPDKYHGYSIQNYLDIDPRFGTKQDLIDLVEAAHNKEMRVFLDVVVNHSGDNWSYPGDFPYYYSNDQQFPFGEWRRKDRPIPIELNNPNYYHRRGQIKNWDAYPETQHGDFFSLKDFNNDDDPDGLKLQDILIKAHCYWMREADIDGFRMDAVKHMGEVAVSRFCSEIREYAYRLGKRWFFLYGELVADDDAINRYTDPNTPTQVDSKTVYFGLTSVLDFPLYRTLPSAIKGMTSLGGLIKRYDDLRGHALTRGELGRYLVTFVDNHDQIGQDYKRRFAADSPDKQVIAGIGYLLCAIGTPCIYYGTEQGFSGKGNGDEFIREAMFNLEDSKQSYLNPNCNIYQEIAKIAQLFQTREPLRFGRMYFREISGNGRDFGLPQNQPCTLAFSRILANEEILIAYNTSTTERRQDFVIVDNSIHKIGDTMKFLYGQQESVTVQKHPDSSNPSLCVKLDLEPMQFVILQ from the coding sequence ATGACTAGCCCAATTTCAATAGCTGAAATTGACCTCAAGCCGATTCCAGGAAAAAGATATTGGAACTGCGATCGCGAATGGCGAGAAGAGTTTATATACTTCATGATGGTCGATCGCTTTCACGACGACAAAAACCGCACACCAGTGAATATATCTGCAAGATCCACAGGTGGTGGTACTCAAGAACAACTGAAGAAATTCTGCGGTGGTACCATCAAAGGAATTGAGAACAACTTAGATTACATCAAAAACTTAGGTTGTACAGCTTTGTGGTTAAGCCCAATCTTTGAAAACAACGACTTTCCAGACAAATACCACGGCTACTCAATTCAAAACTATCTTGATATCGACCCGCGTTTTGGCACTAAACAAGATCTCATCGACTTAGTAGAGGCAGCCCATAATAAAGAAATGCGAGTATTTCTCGATGTAGTAGTCAATCATTCCGGAGACAACTGGTCTTATCCTGGTGATTTTCCCTACTATTATTCCAACGATCAACAGTTTCCTTTTGGCGAATGGCGAAGAAAAGACCGACCAATTCCCATAGAATTAAACAATCCCAACTATTATCATCGCCGAGGTCAAATTAAAAATTGGGATGCTTATCCCGAAACTCAACATGGCGATTTCTTCTCCCTCAAAGACTTTAATAATGATGACGATCCCGATGGTCTGAAACTTCAGGATATTCTGATTAAAGCTCATTGTTACTGGATGCGCGAAGCTGATATTGATGGCTTTCGCATGGATGCTGTCAAACACATGGGTGAAGTCGCAGTTTCTCGCTTTTGTTCAGAAATTCGTGAATATGCTTACCGATTGGGTAAACGCTGGTTTTTCTTGTATGGTGAATTAGTCGCCGATGATGATGCAATTAACCGTTATACTGATCCAAATACCCCAACCCAAGTTGATAGTAAAACCGTTTATTTTGGACTTACATCAGTATTAGATTTTCCCCTTTACAGGACTTTACCAAGTGCAATCAAAGGAATGACTTCTCTGGGCGGTTTAATTAAGCGTTATGATGACTTGAGAGGTCATGCATTAACTCGCGGTGAATTAGGACGTTATTTAGTCACATTTGTTGATAATCACGACCAGATAGGACAAGATTATAAGCGGAGATTTGCCGCAGACTCGCCAGATAAGCAAGTAATTGCAGGTATTGGCTATTTGCTGTGTGCGATTGGGACACCTTGCATTTATTATGGTACTGAGCAAGGATTTTCCGGTAAAGGAAATGGAGATGAGTTTATCCGAGAGGCGATGTTTAACCTTGAGGATTCAAAACAAAGCTATCTCAATCCAAACTGCAATATTTACCAAGAAATTGCCAAAATCGCCCAACTATTTCAAACAAGAGAACCACTGCGCTTTGGTCGCATGTACTTCCGGGAAATTTCTGGTAATGGGCGTGATTTTGGCTTACCTCAAAATCAACCTTGCACTTTAGCTTTTTCTCGCATTCTTGCGAATGAAGAGATTTTAATTGCTTACAATACATCTACCACAGAACGAAGACAAGATTTCGTAATTGTAGACAATAGCATCCACAAAATTGGCGACACAATGAAGTTTCTTTACGGTCAACAAGAAAGCGTTACTGTACAAAAGCATCCCGATTCAAGTAATCCATCATTATGCGTCAAACTTGATTTAGAACCAATGCAGTTTGTAATTCTGCAATAA
- a CDS encoding phosphoribulokinase: MSRPIILGIVGDSAAGKTTLTKGIAQVLGIENVTIICTDDYHRYDRTQRSEIGITALHPDCNYLDIMQHHLSQLRIGQPILKPIYSHKTGTFEPPIYIKPAKFVIIEGLLGYSTRGARDCYDVKVYLAPPESLRAQWKVKRDTQKRGYTEEQVLAELDKREPDSEQFIRPQRQWSDIVVSFYPSSEDEDQANGHLNVRLVLRPTIPHPDFTEIIKFGNGNSNSAIRLGLDRDMGKPVDVLEVDGHATLEQVNKLEQLICSDMPHLKSICDRESNPELGKIAGTTGETLQSYPLALTQLLITYHMLKATQIHH, encoded by the coding sequence ATGAGCCGTCCAATAATTCTTGGCATCGTTGGTGATAGTGCAGCAGGTAAGACGACACTGACTAAAGGAATTGCTCAGGTACTAGGAATCGAGAATGTGACGATCATCTGTACAGATGATTACCACCGTTACGATCGCACGCAACGATCTGAAATCGGTATCACAGCTTTACACCCTGACTGCAACTATCTTGATATAATGCAGCATCACCTGTCTCAACTGCGGATAGGACAGCCAATCCTCAAGCCAATTTACAGCCACAAAACCGGCACCTTTGAACCACCAATATATATCAAACCTGCAAAATTCGTGATTATTGAGGGATTGCTTGGTTATTCAACTCGCGGCGCCAGAGATTGCTATGATGTAAAAGTTTACTTAGCACCTCCAGAATCGCTACGCGCTCAGTGGAAAGTCAAGCGGGATACGCAAAAGCGCGGTTACACTGAAGAACAAGTGCTGGCAGAATTAGATAAGCGCGAACCAGATTCAGAGCAGTTTATCCGTCCCCAGCGGCAATGGTCTGATATAGTAGTAAGTTTCTATCCGTCGAGTGAAGATGAAGACCAAGCAAACGGACACTTGAATGTGCGCTTGGTACTGCGTCCGACAATTCCCCATCCGGATTTTACTGAGATTATTAAATTTGGCAATGGTAATTCTAACTCAGCGATTCGTTTGGGATTAGATCGAGATATGGGAAAACCTGTAGATGTTTTAGAAGTTGACGGTCATGCAACTTTGGAACAAGTTAATAAATTAGAGCAGCTGATTTGTTCTGATATGCCCCACTTAAAAAGTATATGCGATCGCGAAAGCAATCCAGAGTTGGGTAAAATAGCCGGCACAACCGGCGAAACACTCCAAAGTTACCCGCTTGCTCTCACCCAGTTGCTGATTACTTACCATATGCTTAAAGCAACCCAAATCCACCACTAA